ATCGCCCCCGTCGTCCGCTCGCTGTTGTTCGACGACACCAACATGAACGGCCAGGTCATCGTCGTCGACGGTGGCGGCTCGATCTGAGGACGGCCGGATGAGCGCAACCGTCCGCGACGAACTGCTCGCACAGTTCGCGAAGATCGAACACCTCGAACTCGGCCCCCACGTCGACGGCGAGACCTTCCCGGGCACCGCCCGCTCCTATCTCGCCGATGGACGCGGAGTCGCCTGGCAGATCCCGCAACGCGACGACGTGGCGTTCGCGATCGACGCCGAGATCGCCGACCAGCCGGTCTCCGCCATGCTCGGACGCCGCGCGCGGTCGATGGACCCCGCGGTCGTGTGGCCGCTGTGGACCGGGTGCGAGGCCGCCGCCAAGGCCCTCGATCTGCCGGTGCTGTCGTGGCTGAACTGGCCCGGGCTGCGACTGCCCGCCGACATCGCCGACAAGGTGTCGCTGCGCTGGGAGACCCTCGACGACATCCTGGTTTGTTACGGCGTCGCGACTTTGTGATCTCGCTTGGCTGGGGATTGCGACGCCGCACTCATCTACTGGTTCTCGATGCGTGCCAAGCTGCGTGCAGCAGCCTCCGGCGCGCAGCCCGCGTTCACCGGCAAGCCCTATGCGAACCAGTACGGCAACCCGTACGGGAATCAGTACGGCGGTCCGCAAGGCTACGGCAATCAGGCTCAGCCGCCCCAGCACCAGTACGGCCAGCCGCAGCAGTACGGTCAGCAGCCGCCATACGACAACAATCAGTACGGGCAGCAGTACGGCAACCAGCCCCCGCAGGGGCAGTGACTCACCGGCGTCGGCGCACCGCCTCGACGAGCCGCTTGGTCGGGGCCGTCATCACGAAGTAGGCGCGCTTGGCCCGCGGGCCCGACTCGGTCGCGAGGGCGTGTTCGAGCGCGCGCAGGTGCCGCCGGTCCTTGGCAAGGTCGGCTTCGAGCGCGCTGATCTGTGCGTCCTTGGTGCGTAGGGCCGCCACATAACCCGACTCCGGGGCCACTGCCGCGTGGGCCGGTCGGCTGATCGGCGACGCGTCGTAACCCTCCACGGCGTGCGCGATCTCGGCGCCCGGGTCGCGGGAGTCCGACGCAGCTCGCAGCAGTTCGGTCGCGACCTCCTGCCGATTGAGTTCGGGCCCGAAGGGGTGGTCGAAGGGTCCGAGCCCGGCGGCCAGATCGAGCATGGCAGTCGGTGCATCGATGGCCGCCACCGTGTCGTCGATCGTGTCGTCGATCGCGGCGAAGGCGTGCTCGGTGGCCACCAGGTTGCGCAGCAGCGGGGCCGGGGCGCCGTCCGACCAGCGCAGATAGGCGCTCAGGCCCTGGCCCACGCGCACCCGGTCGCCGCGCAGCAACAGTTGCCGCAGTCGAGTCTCGACCGGAGTGCCTTCGACGCGGGGCACGTCGTGCCCGAGGGCGCCGTCGATGCGGCGGTAGGTGAGCGCGTCACCGCCGACGCCCCGCCCGAGCAGCCACCCGTCGGCCGTGCGCAGCGGATCGGTGAGCAGCGAGTCGCGGCGCAGATCGTGCACGTGCAGCGAGCGCAGCAGGGTGCGCACGCCGGTGTCGGTGGTGGCGCCCGAGGTGACGACCGCGCCCGCGAAGACGGCTGCGACGGGCCGTTCGGGCAGTTCGTCCAGCGTCGGCGGACGCAGGTCGTCGCCGGGTGCGAGCGTCCCGAAGTCCCGGTCGTCCTCGGCGTGGTGGCGGCAGCGGTCGAGCGCGCCGAGTGCCGCGCCGTTCTCGACGTAGACGATGTCGGCGGCCGCACCCTCACGCACCCGCGCGGCGAGCTCGAGGAAGGACATGCCCTCGGAGGATGCCGCGAGCACTCCGGACGGCGGGTCGAGCACGACCGCGAGGTCGAACCGCTTCGTGGGGTGCCAGGCGTCGAACGAACCGCACACCACATGGGCACCGGTGCCGGCGAGCCGTTCGGCATCGGCCACGCCGCGCACGATCACGGTGACGTCGCGTCCGTCGGCCAGCAGGGGCGCCGCCAGCGCGGCCGCGCGGGCGCCGACGAGCAGCACGTTCGGTTCGGCGTCGGGCAGCCCGGTGGCCATCCGGGTGGCGTGTGCCACCAGCACGTCGTCGGCGGCAACCGGGTCGGACCACCCGTCCATCTCGCCGCCGCAGTAGTCGATCTCGTTGCTGCTCATGCCGATCAGCCTATGGGCGGTCGCGGCCGACGGGCGTCACCCGGCTCGTGTTCGGGCGGGCGTCACCCGCGGCGCAGGAGGCTTACGGCGTAGTTGCCGGCGGGGTCGTACGGGTGCAACTCGTAGGTGCCGAACCGGGAGTCGACCCGCAGGCCGGCAGCCGCCACGTCGGCGTCGAACTCCGCCACCGGGTAGACCCGGGAGCGCGGGGGAGTGGCGTCGGTGTGGCAGCCGACCAGGATCCGTCCGTCGGGTGCGAGCAGGTCGCGCATCCGCTCCAGCATCAGCCGTTCCGAGCCGGGCTCGCCGAGGATCATCACGTTGCCGACGCACACCACCAGGTCGTACGTCGTCGGAAACCCTTGTGCGGAAAGCGTTTCCGGGGTGAGGTCGTCGATGCGCGACAGCATCGTCGGTAGCTGCGGGTAGGTCTGCCGCGCCTGCTCTAGCAGCGCCGCGTCGAGGTCGACGCCGTACGCGTCGTGCCCGCGGGCGCGCAAGGTGCCGCCGACCCGGCCCATGCCGCAGCCGGCATCGAGAATGCGCGCGCCGCGCGGCGCCATCGTGTCGGCGAGTCGGGCCTCGCCCTCGATGTCCTGACCCGACGCACGCAGCTGCGCGAACTTCGCGCCGTAGCCGCGGTGGTCGGTCTGCTCCCAGCGGGTCGGTCGGCGGTCCATCGGCGTGTCCTCCTGCACAGATGCGCGGGCTGTCGAGATCCGCGCGAGGCATGACGCGGGCAGATCTCGATACCCGCGTATTCGAGCCTAGACAGCCGGTCGTGGTTGGCTGTACCCGCCGTTGGCACGTGAGGAGCAGCAGTGACGAACCAGGACCGCCCCAGCGTGGGCGTGGTCATGTTGTCGATGGGCGACCGGCCGGGCCCGCTGGCCGAGGCGATCCGCAGCGTGCAGGCGCAGCAAGGTGTCGACCTCGACATCGTGCTCGTCGGCAACGGATGGGAGCCCGAAGGGCTGCCCGACGGCGTCCGCACCGTCTACGAGCCCGAGAACACCGGAATCCCGCAGGGTCGCAACATCGGGGCCGCGGAGGCGATCGGGGAGTTCCTGTTCTTCTTCGACGACGACGCGACGATCCCCGAGACCGATGTGCTCGCCCGCCTTGTCGCCACCATCCAGCAGGCCGACGACATCGCGCTGTGCCAGCCCGGACTCACCGACCCGGTGACCGGTGAGGCGCCCCGACGGTGGGTGCCGCGGCTGCGGGTGAAGCCCGGTGAGTTGCAAGGCGGGCAGGTCGCGACCTTCTCCGAGGGTGTCGTGCTGATTCGGCGTTCGGCATTCGTGCAGGTCGGTGGCTGGCCCGGCAACTTCTTCTTCGGGCACGAAGGGATCGATCTGGCCTGGCGGCTGATGGACGCCGGGTGGCGGCTCTGGTACGCGCCCGAGATCCCGGTCAACCACCCATACACCGAGGCGGCGCGGCACCCGATCTACTACCGCACCAACGCCCGCAACCGCGTCTGGGTGGCCAAGCGCAACCTGCCCGCTCCACTGGTGCCGCTCTACCTCGGCACGTGGACGGCACTCACCCTGGCCAGGGTGCACGACAAGGAGTCGCTGAAAGTGTGGTTTCGAGGTTTCGGTGAGGGTGTGCGCACCGACGCGGGGGAGCGAATTCCGATGCGCTGGAAGACCGTTCGCGAACTGACCCGGGCCGGCCGCCCGCCGATCATCTGATGAGGTATGTCATCACCGGGGTGCGCAGCAAGACCCACCTCATTCACATCGCCGCCTACCTGCGCCGGGAACTTGCCCGTGGCACAGGGCATCTCGATGTCGCATTTGTCGGCGGCGGGCGCTTCCTCGGCAACTCCTCGGTGACGGCGGCCGACGTGGTGGGCTTCCTGCCCGACGACCCCCGCCTCGGGTTGACCTTCCCCGAGGGGGAGCAGCGCTGGTCGAGCACCGGCGACCTGACCTACATCGCCGTCGGTGCTCCGGGCATCAAGCCGTGGATGAGGCTGCGACGCAACGGGATCCGTCACAGCATCCGTGTTGTCGTCACCGATGAGGGCATCGGCACCTACGGCGACTGGCGGACGCGGCGCGATGCCCTCGCCCGGCAGGGCGCCGGGCAGCCCTGGCGCACCGTCCGGCCGTTGGCGATCGCGGCCGCCGACCGGATGCTCACGACGGAGCGCTTCGCGATGTACGACAAGGCGCGCGGGTGGGCGCTCGAGCCGCAGATAGCCGACGAGTTCCGGGCGTTGGTGCCGGCCGGCGCCGAGCAATCGTCCGACCGGGTGGTGTTCCTGACCCAGCCCTGGGTCGAACTCGGGGTGCTGTCGGCCGACGCCTACCTGGCGCACATCGCCGAGGTGAGCAGGGGCGTCGAGGCCGACGGTCTGCGTCTGGCGGTGCGGCCGCACCCGGCCGAAGACACGGGCCGTTATGCCGGATTCGAGATCCTGGACGAGGCGTTCACCGCCGAGGCCGACCCGGCGATCGTCGGCGCGGCCGGGGTGGTCGGTGGCACCAGCACGGCCCTGCTCAATCTCGCCGCCCTGCACGGCCTGCCCTCGGCGCGTCTGGTCGTGCCCGGCCTCGAACACCTCGAAGACGAACTCGGCGCCGACCAACGAGCGCTGCTCGACGCGTATCTGCCGCGAGCCGCCGAGGTCGGTCAGTGGCGCGGGTTACAGTCGTAGACGTGAAGGTGAGGACATCCGCCGCAGCCCGGATCGGTAGCAATCTGTCGGCGTCACCCGCCGTCCAGCGGGTGGTGCACCGTGCCCGCCGAGCGGCCCGTGACACCGCGGCCCGGCTTCCCCGCAGCGACGACGCCACCCCGCTGCGCGCGATCGACCTTCAGCACATCCGCATGACCGATCTGCTCACCGACGGCCGCGACGCCCGTGAGGCCCGTCGTCGGGCGCGCCGCCTCGGGTTGCCGCGCACCATCGACGACACGTCGGTGTGGGCCTGCCTCGGTGCGCTCGCCGCGCTGCTGCGGGTCGTCGACGACGGGTCCCGCCGGGCCGTCGTCATCGACACCGCGGGTGAACGCTCCACCTTCAGCCGATGGGCCACCCAGGCCGGGTTCGCCCCGTTGGGCTTCGACGTCATGCGACCGGGCGTCGTCGGTGATCAGGTGGCCACCGGGAGCGTCGACCTCGTGGTGCGTCTGCACCCGCACTCGACCGGCGCCGACACGGTCGACGAAGATCTCACCCGCGCGTCCTGGGCAGTGCGTCGAGGCGGGCTGATCTGCATCACGATGCGGCTCGGCTCCGACGCCGAACACGGCGTCTCGGTGGCCGACGTGCGGTCGCTGGTGGCGCGCTGCGCCGATCGCGGACTCAAACTGGTCGGCGAGGTCGACCTCGACGACGGACGTCGTGCCAGCGCCGCCGCGCGCGAGGAGGACGGCGCCTTCGGGTTGGCACTGCTGACCTTCCGGGTCACCCCGCAGGCCGCCCCGCCCCGTGACTGACCCGCAGCAGGCCGACTTCGCGCCGGGACGGCGGGTGCCGCTCCGGGCGATCATCGGATCACTGCGTCGGGGAGCCGGAGACCCCACCTGGATCGAAGGACCCGACGGGATCTGGCGGGGGAGCATCACCCCGCACGGACCGGTCTCGCTCGGCCTGCGGGTCGAGCGGGCCGTCTCCGGCGACCGGGTGGTCGCGACCGCGCACGGTCCCGGTGCACCGTGGGCGTTGGAACGGTTGCCGCGTCTGCTCGGTGCCGACGACACCATCGACGACTTCGTCGCTCATCACGATGTTGTCGCCGAAGCTCTTGCTGCGCAACGAGATTGGCGCCTGGGCCGCACAGATCTGGTGATCGACGCGTTGGTGCCGGCGATCATCGAGCAACGCGTCACCGGTCGACAGGCGTTCTCCGCCTACCGCACCCTGGTGCGCCGCTACGGCGCGATCGCGCCCGGGCCGGCCGGGCAGCGCGGCCTGCGCACCCCGCCGTCCGCCGCGCAGTGGTTGCGGGTGCCGTCGTGGGAGTGGTTGCGCGCCGGCGTCGATGCACAGCGTGCCGACACGGTGATGCGGGCGCTGCGGGTGGCCGCTCGGCTGGAGGAGTGTGTCGACCTGCCGGCGCAGGAGGCGTCACGCCGGTTGCGCACCGTGCCCGGCATCGGTGTGTGGACGGCCGCGGAGGTCGCCCAGCGGGCCTTCGGCGATCCCGACGCGGTGAGCTTCGGCGACTACCACGTGGCCAAGAACATCGGCTACGCCCTCACCGGGCAACCCGTCGACGACGCCGGGTTGGCGCAGCTGCTCGAGCCGTACGCCGGGCACCGCTACCGGGTGCAGTATCTGGTGCACGCCGCCGGCCTGAGCCGTCCGCGTCGCGGACCGCGGCTGAGCCTGCCGACGCACCTGCCGGCGCGGTTCTGAGCAGTTCGCCTGCGCACCGATCGCCCGGACCCTAGGCTCGACCGCGTCGACGGACTCGGGGGAGCCATGGTCGGCGAAGGTCAGCCCGACCGGGCAGTTCCAGATCCTGCACCAGGTGGAACCCAACACGATGATGCCGCTGGCGTCGTCGATCAAGGTGTTCGTGATGCTGGCGATCGTCGATGCGGTGCGCACCGGGCGGTACCGCTGGACCACCGTCTTCACCCTCGCCGCCCAGGACCGCGCCGCGGGCAGCGGCGCAGCGTTTGCGATGGGGTTGGACGGCGCGGTGGGCGGACGGCCGGGTAGGCGGACGCGGAGTGGACGGCGTCAGCGGGGTTGCTTGCCGGCGCGCAGGATGGCCGCGCGGGCGAGCGACTCGATGGAGTCGACGAGTTCGGGGCGGTTGCTCCAGCCCTGCTGGGCGTGGATGACCGAGAGTTCGGTGCAGCCGAGAACGACGACGTCCGACTGCTGCGCGAGGCGGGAGATGACCGCCTCGAGGCCGGCGAGGTCGATCGGTCCGCCCGCCTTCACGCCGTCGTAGATCACCGACATCGTGAGCTGCTGATCGGCGTCGTCGGGGTAGATCGTCTGCGCGCCGAGCGAATCCAGCACTCGCTCGTAGACCTTCGCGGCGCGGGTGCCGTTGGTCGCGAGCAGGCCGATGCGCGGCGACCGGTCGGAGGAGCCATCACCGGCTCGCTCGTCAGCCCGCTCGGCGGCACGCTCCACGGCAGCCTTAGCGGTCTCCTCGACGATCGACAGGATCGGCTGCGAGGTGGCCGCGGCGATCGTCGGCAGGAAGTGGTAGGCGGTGTTGCACGGGATCACCGTGAAGTCGGTGCCGATGGCGTCGAGGCGCGCGGCGTCACGAGCGAGCACCGGCCCGGGGTCGGGCGCGTCGTCGGACAGGATGCGGGCCGTGCGATCGGGCTGGCTGGAGTGCACCAGCACGACCAGGTCGAGGTGCTCCTGATCGGTCGCCGCCGGGGTGAGCCGCACGAGCACGTCCTGGAAGAGCGCCGTCGCGGCAGGACCGTTGCCGCCGATTACGCCGACCGTCGGGCCCGGCCAAGACGCGTCCTCGTTCACCGGGAGCGGCGAATTGTCCTGTGCCTGTTCGGAGTTCACACCAACGCCTTCGGCTCGGGGTAGTACCGGCGGTATTTGCGCACGTAGTTGACCTGGTTCATCGCGATCCACTGCCAGCGCTTCGGGCTCTTCTCCGCCTTGTAGAACCACGGGTTGGTGACCTCGCCGTCCTTGAGCAGCTTGTTGAGCTTGGCCTTGGTGGCGGGGTCGGTGACGTACTTCTTGAGCAGGCGCACGGGCACGGCACTGAAGACGTGCTCGGTGGTGGTCTCGATGACCGGGCGCCCCTCGAGCGACTCGCCCTTGACCCACTCGTTGACGTACCACTCGACGACGTTGTGGCCCGCGGCCGTGATGTAGAAGCTCGTGCCGCCGAGGCGCGGGTTGAGTTCGAAGAACACCGTCTCGCCGATGCGCGGATCGAACTTCATGTCGAAGTTCGCCCAGCCGCGCCAGCCGACGTGTTCGAGCAGCCGGGTCGCGGCCGCAACGGCCTCGTGGTCGACGCCGGTCATGATCGCAGCGGGGAAGCCGCGGGTGTCCGGGGCGTGTTCCTCGAGCAGCACCCGACCGAAGCAGGCGAACTTCACCTCGCCCTGCTTGCTGACGTAGCAGGTGAGGATGCGCATGCCCTGGTCGTCGCCGGGGATGACGTCCTGCAGGATGAACTTGTCGCGGTAACCGGCCGCATGCAGCTTGCCGAGCAGGTCGTCGAGTTCGGCCCGTGACGACGCCGAGTGGATCTTCTGCTTGCCGGCGAAGTCGACGCCGGCGTACGCCTCCGCGTTCGACGGCTTCGCGATCACCGGGAAGGTGAGGGAGTCCAATTGGGCTGCGGCCGAGTCGGATCCGTGGTCCGAGACCTCGTAGACGACGGTCGCGGGGTGCGGGATGTCCAGCTCGTGGCACAGCTGCGCGAAGTTCTCCTTGCGGGTGAGTCGGTCGATGAGTTCCGGCTCGCTGTAGGGGATGAGGTAGAGGTCGTCGAGCCGGTGCTTCACCCGGGCCAGCACACTCACGACGTGGTCGGTGGTGGCCAGCAGCAGGCGCTTGTCCGAGCCGACCTTCGGAGCCAGGTCGCGCAGCGTGGCGACGAGCAACTCGGGGTCTTCCAGCGACGGGATCTGTCGGTGCTCGACCAGGCAGCTGTGCGCGATCGGACCGGCGACCATGCGCGACACGATGAGCGTGCGGTAGCCGTACGCCATGTGGAACGAGCGGGCGAGGCTGTAGCCGAGCCGGTCGCCGCCGAGGACGACAGGCACGAAGTCCTGGCCGGGGATGATGGCGGAGGGTCCGGGCGCGACGATGTCAGGCATGGCACCCGAGCCTAATGGCGCGAGTCGCCGATCCTGACGCGGACGCCGTCCGTCACCGGTGTGAGGTCGGCGACCAACCGCTCGCCGGCCAGCGCCACCTCGAACCTCGCCGCGCAGCGGCCGAGCGCGTACGGGTCGGCGCAGACCACCGTCCAGTCGGTGCCGGCGCCGTCGAGCCCGGCGTCCTGGCTGGTCTCGTCGGGGGCCACGGCGACCGCCCACGCCCGGTGCACCCGGTCCTCGAGCGGTTCGGGGTGCACCGATTCGATGCCGACCTGCTGCGACAGTGGCGTGCCGGCAGCGACGCCGAGCGCGTCACGCACCGCCTCGGCGCGGCCGAGGGCGAACCAGTCGGTGGGGCCCGAGCGCACCAGGGTGCGGGCGCCGGCAGCCTGCGGGTCGAGGAAGCGGGCATCGAGGCCGCGCACGATCGCGACCGGGACGCGGTCGAGCTTGCCCTTCACCAGGTCGGCGGCCGCGGCGACCTCGTCGGCGACATTGCGCACGGTCACCGCGAGGTCGTGGCCGTGGGTGTCGGCGAGACCGCGGAGGTCCTCCAGCGGCGAGATGCCGTGGCAGCCGAGCGCGAAGTCGGTGAGTCCGCCGCGCCACGACCGGCCCGAGGTGTCGGAGAGCACGACCGCGAAGTCGCCGTGGCCGACGAGTGACGAGAGTTCGCCGTGGATGCGCCCGGCCTCGGCGTCGGGGTCGTGCGGCAGCAGCAGTCGCACGTCGTCGTCGGCGTTCGAGGAGTCGATGCCGGCCCCGGCCATCACCGGCCCTGCCTTGGCCTCGACCACCCGGGTGTGGCCGGTGGAGGTGCGGCGTTCGGCAACGACCCGAACCGATTCGGTCAGCACCAGATCTGCGCGTTCGATCGAGGGGTCGCCGTGCAGGCCGAGCGCCTTGGAGACGACCTTGCTGGTGATCACCACGACGTCGCCCGGTGCCAGGGCGAGGTCGGCGCCGGCGAGCGCGTCATGGACGACCGCGGCCAACGACGTGCCGGTGGTGATCTCGCCGATGCCCCTGACCGGCAGGATCGTCAGCCCATCGGTGGAGCCTGCGGGCCTGTTCACCGGCACACTCACGGACGCAGTTCCAGACCGAGCCGGACGGCGGCCGCGGCCATCGCCTCGGTGGCGGCTGCGTCCTTCATCAGCAAGGGCAGCGCGACGGTGCGCGGCCCCTTGCCCGAGCGGGTCGCGGCCGCGAACGCGGTCTCGTCGGCGGTGTCGATCAGCCAACCGTCCAGGAAATCGGCGTAGAGCGACGCGACGCCGGCGGGGGAGACCTCGACGTCGAGCGCCGCGAGGCAGGCGTCGGCGTGGCCGCGCACCGGTCCGCCGCCGACGATGGGGGAGACACCCACGACCGGGGCTTCGGTGCCGCGCAACGCTTCTCGCACGCCGGGCACCAGCAGGATGATCCCGATCGACACCACCGGGTTGCTCGGCGGCAGGATCACCAGGTCGGCGGAACGGATCGCGTCGAGCACTCCGGGAGCTGCCGCGGCGCGGTCCATGCCGGCGACCACGAAGCGGCGCGCGGGCACCTTCGCCTGCATCCGGATCCACCACTCCTGGAAGTGGACCGCCCGCTCGGAGTCGCCCTCGTCGACCACCACGTGCGTCTCGACGAGGTCGTCGGTCATCGGCAGGAGGCGGACGCCCTGACCTGGCAGGCCCCAGCGTGCGGCGAGCCGTTCGGTCACCTGCGACGGCGTTGCGCCCTGGGCCAGCCACATGCTGCGCGCGATGTGGGTGCCCATGTCCCGGTCACCCAGGCCGAACCACTGCGGCTCGACGCCGTAGGCGGCGAGTTCCTGCTGCACCGCGAAGGTCTCGTCGGCGCGACCCCAGCCCTGCTGTTCGTGGATGCCACCACCGAGCGTGTAGAGCAGCGTGTCGACGTCGGGGCTGACCCGCAGACCGAAGAGCGTGATGTCGTCGCCGGTGTTGGCCACGACGGTCAGCTCGTGGGGACCGTTGTCGAGGGAGTCGAGGGAGTCGAGGTGTCGACGCAGACCACGCAGGAATCGGGCGCCGCCGACGCCGCCGGCCAGGGCTGTGATGCGCATGGGGCGCAAGTGTGTCAGTCGGTGCCGATAGCATGATTTTCGGGTCCCGTGCGACTTCCTCACTTACCTGTTCGCACTTGACGAACAGGGCACGACACGCGTGTAATGACACCGTTGTAATTCCGTCGGCGTCAGGAGGGACCGTGCAGGAATTTTCTTTGTTCGCGGTAGAGCCGCTCGATGTCGACGAGGACGGTGCCCTCGGTTGGCAGGAGCGTGCTCTGTGTGCGCAGACCGACCCCGAGGCGTTCTTCCCCGAGAAGGGCGGCTCCACCCGCGAGGCCAAGAAGGTCTGTGTCGGGTGCGAGGTCAAGGCCGAGTGCTTGGAGTACGCACTGGCCAACGACGAGCGCTTCGGCATCTGGGGTGGCCTGTCCGAGCGCGAGCGTCGCAAGTTGAAGAAGCGAGCGGTCTAGTCCGCTTCCGCTGTGGTGACCCTCATGCTCACCTCCGACGTTGACGGGTCGCACTTTCCGGAGGACGAAGGCCCGCGGCTGAGCGTCACCACGATGGTGGTGGTGCGCCACGGCGGCGAGCGTCTCGAGGCAACACTCGAGTCGCTGATCGCCCAGCACCGCCGTCCCGACCGGCTGGTGCTCATCGACACCACCGAAGAACGTTCCACCCACCGCGTCATCGACGCCCACATCGGGCTACGGGACGCCTTCCCGGACGTCTCCGTGGTCACCGTCCCCGCGGGCGCCACCTTCGCCGACACCATCGACATCGCCGTCGAGGCCCTGCCCGAGCCGGGCGACGACGTCGTCGTCACCAAACGCAGCCGCACCCGCGCCGACAAGCGACCGATCCGGCCGCGCGACCGGCACGAGTGGCTCTGGCTGTTGCACGAGGAGAACCGCCCCGACGCCTCCGCACTCGACGCCCTCGTCGAAACCGTCGGTCGCACCGACCGCATCGGCGTTGCCGGTTGCAAGGTGCGCGACGCCGAGCACCAGCGGCGACTGGTCAATGTCGGCCTCGAGGTCACCCGCACCGGCCGACACATCGGCGAGCGGATGCAGCACGAGTTCGACCAGGGGCAGCACGACGACCGCGCCGATGTGCTCGCGGTCAGCAGCAGCGGCCTGCTCATCCGCCGCGACGTCTACGCCGGCCTGGGCGGGTTCGACCCCGCGTTCGACGGTGACGGCGACGGCCTCGACCTGTGCTGGCGGGCGCACCTGACCGGCCATCAGGTCGTCGTCGTGCCCGACGCGGTCGTGCACCAGTTCACCGGTGACAACCCCGACGAGGGGCATGCCGACCCCGACCTCCCGGCGCCGCGCAGCCCGCGCACGTTGCGCCGCCATCGGCAGGTGGCGCTCGCGCGCTCGTCCCTGCTCGGTTGGCCGGTGATGAGCCTGTGGGTGTTCGTCTCCGGCATCGTGCTCGGCCTGGCGATGTTGCTGGTCAAACGACCCCGGCGCGCCGTGGCGGAGTTCGCCCAGGCGACCGCGCCGTTCGGTCTGGTGCGCATCGTCGGGGCCCGCAGTCGCTTCTTCGGTCGGGCGAGCGCCCGCCGCCGGTACCTGTCAGGGCTGTTCGTCGGTGCGGGCGCCGCCTTCGCGAGCGCCCGCGACTCCTTGCGCGCCGCCGT
This genomic stretch from Calidifontibacter indicus harbors:
- a CDS encoding class I SAM-dependent methyltransferase → MDRRPTRWEQTDHRGYGAKFAQLRASGQDIEGEARLADTMAPRGARILDAGCGMGRVGGTLRARGHDAYGVDLDAALLEQARQTYPQLPTMLSRIDDLTPETLSAQGFPTTYDLVVCVGNVMILGEPGSERLMLERMRDLLAPDGRILVGCHTDATPPRSRVYPVAEFDADVAAAGLRVDSRFGTYELHPYDPAGNYAVSLLRRG
- a CDS encoding glycosyltransferase family 2 protein: MTNQDRPSVGVVMLSMGDRPGPLAEAIRSVQAQQGVDLDIVLVGNGWEPEGLPDGVRTVYEPENTGIPQGRNIGAAEAIGEFLFFFDDDATIPETDVLARLVATIQQADDIALCQPGLTDPVTGEAPRRWVPRLRVKPGELQGGQVATFSEGVVLIRRSAFVQVGGWPGNFFFGHEGIDLAWRLMDAGWRLWYAPEIPVNHPYTEAARHPIYYRTNARNRVWVAKRNLPAPLVPLYLGTWTALTLARVHDKESLKVWFRGFGEGVRTDAGERIPMRWKTVRELTRAGRPPII
- a CDS encoding polysialyltransferase family glycosyltransferase — encoded protein: MRYVITGVRSKTHLIHIAAYLRRELARGTGHLDVAFVGGGRFLGNSSVTAADVVGFLPDDPRLGLTFPEGEQRWSSTGDLTYIAVGAPGIKPWMRLRRNGIRHSIRVVVTDEGIGTYGDWRTRRDALARQGAGQPWRTVRPLAIAAADRMLTTERFAMYDKARGWALEPQIADEFRALVPAGAEQSSDRVVFLTQPWVELGVLSADAYLAHIAEVSRGVEADGLRLAVRPHPAEDTGRYAGFEILDEAFTAEADPAIVGAAGVVGGTSTALLNLAALHGLPSARLVVPGLEHLEDELGADQRALLDAYLPRAAEVGQWRGLQS
- a CDS encoding DNA-3-methyladenine glycosylase family protein, with product MTDPQQADFAPGRRVPLRAIIGSLRRGAGDPTWIEGPDGIWRGSITPHGPVSLGLRVERAVSGDRVVATAHGPGAPWALERLPRLLGADDTIDDFVAHHDVVAEALAAQRDWRLGRTDLVIDALVPAIIEQRVTGRQAFSAYRTLVRRYGAIAPGPAGQRGLRTPPSAAQWLRVPSWEWLRAGVDAQRADTVMRALRVAARLEECVDLPAQEASRRLRTVPGIGVWTAAEVAQRAFGDPDAVSFGDYHVAKNIGYALTGQPVDDAGLAQLLEPYAGHRYRVQYLVHAAGLSRPRRGPRLSLPTHLPARF
- a CDS encoding aspartate/glutamate racemase family protein, which encodes MNSEQAQDNSPLPVNEDASWPGPTVGVIGGNGPAATALFQDVLVRLTPAATDQEHLDLVVLVHSSQPDRTARILSDDAPDPGPVLARDAARLDAIGTDFTVIPCNTAYHFLPTIAAATSQPILSIVEETAKAAVERAAERADERAGDGSSDRSPRIGLLATNGTRAAKVYERVLDSLGAQTIYPDDADQQLTMSVIYDGVKAGGPIDLAGLEAVISRLAQQSDVVVLGCTELSVIHAQQGWSNRPELVDSIESLARAAILRAGKQPR
- a CDS encoding carboxylate--amine ligase; translated protein: MPDIVAPGPSAIIPGQDFVPVVLGGDRLGYSLARSFHMAYGYRTLIVSRMVAGPIAHSCLVEHRQIPSLEDPELLVATLRDLAPKVGSDKRLLLATTDHVVSVLARVKHRLDDLYLIPYSEPELIDRLTRKENFAQLCHELDIPHPATVVYEVSDHGSDSAAAQLDSLTFPVIAKPSNAEAYAGVDFAGKQKIHSASSRAELDDLLGKLHAAGYRDKFILQDVIPGDDQGMRILTCYVSKQGEVKFACFGRVLLEEHAPDTRGFPAAIMTGVDHEAVAAATRLLEHVGWRGWANFDMKFDPRIGETVFFELNPRLGGTSFYITAAGHNVVEWYVNEWVKGESLEGRPVIETTTEHVFSAVPVRLLKKYVTDPATKAKLNKLLKDGEVTNPWFYKAEKSPKRWQWIAMNQVNYVRKYRRYYPEPKALV
- a CDS encoding coenzyme F420-0:L-glutamate ligase is translated as MNRPAGSTDGLTILPVRGIGEITTGTSLAAVVHDALAGADLALAPGDVVVITSKVVSKALGLHGDPSIERADLVLTESVRVVAERRTSTGHTRVVEAKAGPVMAGAGIDSSNADDDVRLLLPHDPDAEAGRIHGELSSLVGHGDFAVVLSDTSGRSWRGGLTDFALGCHGISPLEDLRGLADTHGHDLAVTVRNVADEVAAAADLVKGKLDRVPVAIVRGLDARFLDPQAAGARTLVRSGPTDWFALGRAEAVRDALGVAAGTPLSQQVGIESVHPEPLEDRVHRAWAVAVAPDETSQDAGLDGAGTDWTVVCADPYALGRCAARFEVALAGERLVADLTPVTDGVRVRIGDSRH
- the cofD gene encoding 2-phospho-L-lactate transferase — encoded protein: MRITALAGGVGGARFLRGLRRHLDSLDSLDNGPHELTVVANTGDDITLFGLRVSPDVDTLLYTLGGGIHEQQGWGRADETFAVQQELAAYGVEPQWFGLGDRDMGTHIARSMWLAQGATPSQVTERLAARWGLPGQGVRLLPMTDDLVETHVVVDEGDSERAVHFQEWWIRMQAKVPARRFVVAGMDRAAAAPGVLDAIRSADLVILPPSNPVVSIGIILLVPGVREALRGTEAPVVGVSPIVGGGPVRGHADACLAALDVEVSPAGVASLYADFLDGWLIDTADETAFAAATRSGKGPRTVALPLLMKDAAATEAMAAAAVRLGLELRP
- a CDS encoding WhiB family transcriptional regulator → MFAVEPLDVDEDGALGWQERALCAQTDPEAFFPEKGGSTREAKKVCVGCEVKAECLEYALANDERFGIWGGLSERERRKLKKRAV